From a single Lolium rigidum isolate FL_2022 chromosome 7, APGP_CSIRO_Lrig_0.1, whole genome shotgun sequence genomic region:
- the LOC124674500 gene encoding protein ALP1-like: MVAARGKRSRHPPATHPRPPAPPPHLTALLADLASAVSMSLRFASDRDLLLRPAQALALDPLLLAAARAVSRLLALLPLHLQTLTLTSLSLSPPAPPPSSLPSSWFLRLLSSPLHDAAWRDAFRMSRPAFFHLLHCLSLSDPPSSSSALSLPPSHKLGAALYRLAHAAPARAVARRFGLPSPAIAARAFYEVCRAVADRLAALLDLAAPDRISRAVPGFCALSLPNCCGALGYARFGAAAVTAQALVDAEGRFLDVSVGWDPSAPPPEILPRTKLCAAQALVLSNAPQGELIGGSVPRYFLAPACCPLLPWLVTPYRDNTVTSRHHDMSSSSKERIFNSVHAHGAQLVRNAFAHVRARWRLLGEPWKGDCQEALPYVVVAGCLLHNFLVKLGEPLPDDAVPVDAGDDAFPDYQGDNDREGERIRDVLAVHLSLLSRTQRQSVSSL; encoded by the coding sequence ATGGTCGCCGCCCGCGGCAAGCGCTCCCGCCATCCTCCTGCGACGCATCCccgcccgccggcgccgccgccgcatctgacggcgctgctggcggacctGGCCTCCGCGGTCTCCATGTCGCTGCGCTTCGCGTCGGACCGGGACCTCCTGCTGCGGCCCGCCCAGGCGCTGGCGCTCGACCCGctgctcctcgccgccgcgcgcgccgtctCCCGCCTCCTCGCCCTCCTCCCGCTCCACCTCCAGACCCTCACCCtcacctccctctccctctccccgccGGCCCCGCCGCCCTCATCCCTCCCATCCTCCTggttcctccgcctcctctcctccccccTCCACGACGCCGCCTGGCGCGACGCCTTCCGCATGTCCCGCCCCGCCTtcttccacctcctccactgCCTCTCCCTCTCCgaccccccctcctcctcctccgccctctcccTCCCGCCCTCCCACAAGCTCGGCGCCGCGCTCTACCGCCTGGCCCACGCCGCCCCAGCACGGGCCGTGGCGCGCCGCTTCGGCCTCCCATCCCCCGCCATCGCCGCACGCGCCTTCTACGAGGtctgccgcgccgtcgccgaccgCCTGGCCGCCCTGCTCGACCTGGCAGCGCCCGACCGCATCTCCCGCGCCGTGCCCGGCTTCTGCGCGCTCTCCCTCCCCAACTGCTGCGGCGCGCTCGGCTACGCGCGCTTCGgggccgccgccgtcaccgcgcAGGCGCTCGTCGACGCCGAGGGCCGCTTCCTCGACGTCTCCGTCGGCTGGGACCCCTCCGCCCCGCCCCCCGAGATCCTGCCGCGCACCAAGCTCTGCGCCGCGCAGGCCCTCGTCCTCTCCAACGCGCCCCAGGGCGAGCTCATCGGCGGCTCCGTGCCCCGCTACTTCCTCGCGCCCGCCTGCTGCCCGCTGCTCCCCTGGCTCGTCACGCCGTACAGGGACAACACCGTGACTTCCAGACACCACGACATGTCGTCGTCGTCCAAGGAGAGGATCTTCAACAGCGTGCACGCCCACGGGGCGCAGCTCGTCCGGAACGCCTTCGCCCATGTGCGCGCGCGCTGGCGGCTTCTCGGGGAACCCTGGAAGGGCGACTGCCAGGAGGCGCTGCCGTACGTCGTCGTCGCGGGATGCCTGCTGCACAACTTTCTCGTCAAGCTCGGCGAGCCATTGCCAGACGATGCTGTTCCGGTGGACGCCGGCGACGACGCCTTTCCGGACTACCAGGGAGACAACGACAGGGAAGGGGAGAGGATCCGGGATGTTCTTGCTGTGCACCTCAGCCTGCTAAGCCGCACCCAGAGACAGTCGGTCAGCAGTTTGTGA